The following are encoded together in the Bombus vancouverensis nearcticus chromosome 18, iyBomVanc1_principal, whole genome shotgun sequence genome:
- the LOC143304060 gene encoding uncharacterized protein LOC143304060 yields the protein MEEHVDVVQTFHEESREHFESLQKILPCMKMNCLVIVLTLIKITHGLVGYDCNGNHLNVTTISLNSIGDCSIQPTLTETQDIYIQLLQLSEFKFTNVRQCKVQITRIVYYCGMHSHTSAVHNGFAEYLHETTAQQCARMHQDGTFSLGPQNLIVGLKDNATETRSLVLAGKLTDDGSCQGTQRTHGATKLKEGLTRRGQLINPISIKKNNK from the exons atggaagaacatgtagatgttgtccagacgtttcacgaggaatccagagagcattttgaatctctgcagaaaatccttccatgcat gaagatgaactgcctagtcatcgtactcaccctcatcaaaataacacacggcctggtaggatatgactgcaatggcaaccacctcaatgttaccactatctctctaaactccatcggggactgcagcatacagcctacattgactgaaacccaagatatttatatacaattacttcaactctcagaatttaaatttaccaacgtaaggcaatgcaaggtgcaaataactcgaattgtatattactgtggcatgcactctcacacgtcggcagtgcataacggattcgccgaatacctccatgaaacaaccgcccaacaatgcgcaaggatgcaccaagacggcacgttttcactcggaccacaaaaccttatagttggcctaaaggataatgcaacagaaacaagatcgcttgtcctagccggcaagctaacagacgacggcagctgccagggaacaca acgaacacacggcgctacgaaactaaaggaaggattaacaaggcgagggcaactaataaatccaatcagtataaaaaaaaataataaatga